One genomic region from Anthonomus grandis grandis chromosome 1, icAntGran1.3, whole genome shotgun sequence encodes:
- the LOC126744754 gene encoding cadmium metallothionein-like yields the protein MDKENQTVYCCKKPALTECGTKSQTGFSKNCCEAKKCCATGKCCSVTEDSTCKDRQCKDCKCCKKAEDSCENCQCCTDCCCKAKSCCSTGKCCYVSEEGTCKDCQCKKCKCCKKAEDSCQDCQCCTDCCCKAKSSCSNEKCCSVTEDGTCNDCKCKDCKCCKKVKDSCEDCLCCTDCCCEAKSCCSTGQCCSVTEDGTCKGCKCKDCKCCKKVTDSCEDCLLLQS from the exons ATGGATAAAG AAAACCAAACTGTTTATTGCTGCAAAAAACCCGCTTTAACAGAATGTGGCACCAAATCGCAGACTGGTTTCTCCAAAAACTGCTGCGAAGCTAAAAAATGTTGCGCTACTGGAAAATGTTGTTCCGTAACTGAGGACAGTACTTGCAAAGACCGTCAATGTAAGGACTGCAAATGTTGCAAGAAAGCCGAAGATTCTTGCGAAAATTGCCAATGTTGTACTGATTGTTGCTGCAAAGCTAAAAGCTGTTGCTCCACTGGAAAATGTTGTTACGTAAGTGAGGAGGGTACTTGCAAAGACTGTCAATGTAAGAAATGCAAATGTTGCAAGAAAGCCGAAGATTCTTGCCAAGATTGCCAATGTTGTACTGATTGTTGCTGCAAAGCTAAAAGCTCTTGCTCTAATGAAAAATGTTGTTCCGTGACTGAGGATGGTACTTGCAACGACTGTAAATGTAAGGACTGCAAATGTTGCAAGAAAGTCAAAGATTCTTGCGAAGATTGCCTGTGTTGTACTGATTGTTGCTGCGAAGCTAAAAGCTGTTGCTCTACTGGACAATGTTGTTCCGTAACCGAGGACGGTACTTGCAAAGGCTGTAAATGTAAGGACTGCAAATGTTGCAAGAAAGTCACAGATTCTTGTGAAGATTGCTTGTTGCTGCAAAGCTAA
- the LOC126744746 gene encoding zinc finger protein 630-like, translated as MSGCYKRVNFYDLCRLCAQNINRSKLKIFEQEGIKVQLQTKIKKCLSIHVKEDDFLPKVVCSKCIKMLDICNTFREECLNSETMLSSYFKNYRHTEDFKQSGKVYIKESQPYTPEPPKLQNNITTTLENCNVPANITSMQIIVPKSPNLQKLQKKTEIKNPNAQNKKHKSNEINLNTNCLPQAQNVQMPYNIDILHEALRKAVQQLPKEILNKVIVNSDGEVINLSPPDNLIDTSHTSQNLLNNSTSVISKVSKKNEIVRQEDSENKMNGVIKIDLTEDDHEQQLAVKFNGVGELTSNVNHNVQNSTVIIPVSQYQNNNLTTVQSNNVYPQPTRVINVICGTPTDQGSVSSSSLNPTIPSIKIEDLATSQSNYIPTGTVSVVKAVPGHVKKEDKVHACDVCSKTFKRREHLYQHVKLHTGFRPYQCSECKKTFVRKEHLLRHQVLHSGERNYSCDICNKSFSRNDNLLKHIRTHNRESSYTCGSCDKVFIMKHFYDSHRSEHGMCYLPPELRGANV; from the exons ATGTCGGGCTGTTACAAGCGagtaaatttttatgatttgtGTCGCCTCTGTGCCCAAAACATTAACCGCAGCAAGCTAAAAATCTTTGAGCAAGAGGGTATCAAAGTACAgctacaaacaaaaattaagaaatgtctttccattcat GTAAAAGAGGATGATTTTCTGCCAAAAGTTGTTTGTTCCAAATGCataaaaatgcttgatatttgcAATACATTTAGAGAAGAATGTTTAAATTCAGAAACTATGCTCTCCAGTTATTTTAAGAATTACAGGCATACAGAGGACTTTAAACAGTCTGGCAAG GTGTACATAAAAGAATCACAACCATACACACCAGAGCCACCAAAGTTGCAAAACAATATAACAACAACTTTAGAAAATTGCAATGTTCCGGCAAATATTACATCAATGCAAATCATTGTACCAAAATCTcccaatttacaaaaacttcaaaaaaaaacagagataaaaaaCCCTAATGCACAAAATAAAAAGCACAAatctaatgaaataaatttaaatactaattGTTTGCCACAAGCTCAAAATGTacaaatgccatataatattGACATATTACATGAGGCTCTGAGGAAGGCAGTACAGCAGCTTCCGAAGGAAATATTAAACAAGGTAATTGTAAATTCTGATGGTGAGGTTATCAATTTGTCACCTCCAGATAATTTGATTGATACTTCTCATACCTcacaaaatttgttaaataattcaACCAGTGTAATCAGCAAAGTCAGTAAAAAGAATGAGATTGTTAGACAAGAGGATTCAGAAAACAAAATGAATGGGgtcattaaaattgatttaactgAAGATGATCATGAACAGCAGTTGGCAGTTAAATTTAATGGAGTAGGGGAGCTAACAAGTAATGTTAACCACAATGTGCAGAATTCTACTGTTATTATTCCTGTGTCACAGTATCAG AACAACAACTTGACGACAGTTCAATCCAATAACGTATACCCCCAACCAACGCGAGTCATAAACGTGATTTGCGGAACACCTACTGACCAAGGATCAGTATCTAGTTCTTCTCTTAACCCAACGATACCTAGTATAAAGATAGAGGATCTTGCAACTTCACAATCAAATTATATACCCACTGGAACAGTATCTGTTGTAAAAGCAGTACCAGGACACGTTAAGAAAGAAGATAAGGTACACGCGTGTGATGTATGTTCGAAAACATTTAAGCGTCGGGAACATTTGTATCAACACGTTAAGCTCCACACGGGCTTCAGACCATATCAATGCTCGGAGTGCAAAAAAACTTTTGTAAGGAAAGAGCACTTGTTGAGACATCAAGTACTCCATTCTGGCGAAAGGAATTATTCATGCGATATTTGCAATAAGAGTTTTTCAAGGAACGATAACCTTTTAAAGCATATCAGAACTCACAATAGAGAATCTAGTTATACTTGCGGATCATGCGATAAAGTATTCATAATGAAGCATTTTTATGATTCGCACAGAAGCGAGCATGGGATGTGTTATTTACCGCCCGAGTTAAGAGGTGCTAAcgtataa